The candidate division KSB1 bacterium region TTCCGCCAGTGGGAAAGCAAGACGCCGGGTCATCCGGAATCCAATTTGACTCCGGGGGTTGAGGCGACCACGGGACCGCTCGGACAGGGTGTCGGCAACATCGTGGGGATGGCGATTGCCCGCGAGAATCTCGCGGCGACGTTCAATCGGTCGGATCGCGAATTGATAGACTATCGAATTTTCGGGATTTGTTCGGATGGCGATTTGATGGAAGGAGTGTCGGCGGAGGCCGCCTCGATTGCAGGCCACCTCGGACTGGGTTCAATCACGCTGCTTTATGACGATAATCGCATCACGATCGACGGCAGCACCGAGATCTCGTTCACGGAAGATGTGATGAAACGCTTTGAAGCGTACGGCTGGCACGTGCTCGAGTGTGACGGTCTCGATGTCGAGGCCGTGGACGCGGCGGTGCAGGCGGGCGTCCGCGAAACGACGCGGCCCACGCTCATTCGCTGTCGCACGACCATTGGATATGGCTCGCCGAACAAGGCCGGCACGTCGAAGGTGCATGGCGCGCCGCTCGGCGACGAAGAGGTTGTCTTGACGAAACGGAATCTGGGTTGGCCAGAGGACAGGTCTTTCCACGTACCGAATGAAGCTTTCAAGCACTTCGGAGCGGCGCTGACGTCAGGCAAGCAACGGCAGGAGGACTGGAATACAAGGTTGTCCGCGGCGCGCGCCGATGCGGCCTGGAGCGCGCGGTGGGATGCGTTCTGGAGGCGTGAGCTACCCGCCGGTTGGACCAGCCGATTGCCGCGCTGGACGGCCGCGGACAAACCGCTGGCCACGCGGAAGGCCTCGGAGAAATGCATGCATTCGCTGGCCGCGATTCTGCCCAACATGATCGGCGGCAGCGCAGATCTTGTCGAATCAAACCTCACGTACCTCGAAGGGCAAGGCGATTTTCAGAAGGGTGTGTATGCCGGGCGGAACATCCGATTCGGCATTCGCGAGCACGGAATGGGAGCGATTCTGAACGGCATCGCCTTGTCCGCGCCGTACATTCCGTTCGGCGCGACATTCCTGTGCTTTCTTGACTATCTGAAGCCGGCGGTGCGTGTCGCCGCGATCTCGGACTTGCCTGTGATCTACGTCTTCACGCATGACAGCATCGGGCTCGGCGAAGACGGTCCCACACATCAACCCGTCGAGCACCTGTCCCACATGCGGGCCACGCCGAACCTGTTCGTATTCCGGCCGGGCGACGCGAATGAAACCACGTTATGTTGGCAACTCGCTATTGAACGCACGCACGGACCGTCCACGCTGATCCTGACGCGCCAGAACTTGCCGATTCTTGATCCCGCGATCTACGGCGAACTGAAGGTCGATCGCGGCGGTTACATCCTGGCGGAGGCAAGCGGAGCGGATCCCGAGGTAGTCCTGATGGCCAGCGGAAGCGAAGTCTCGCTGGCGTTGAACACGCGATTGAAACTGGAAGTCGAGGGGATTCCCACGCGCGTCGTGTCGATGCCGTGTCTCGAAATATTTGATCTGCAATCACCGGCGTATCGTGAGCAGGTATTGCCGCCGCGAGTCCGCGCGCGGCTGGCGATCGAAGCGGGCGCGACGTGCGGTTGGTGGAAATATGCCGGACTCGACGGCGACGTGATCGGCCTCGATCGCTTTGGCGCTTCGGCGCCCGCCGAGCTGCTGTTCGAGAAGTTCGGCTTCACCGCAGAGCATGTTTACCAGCGCGCGCTGGCGGTTCGCCAACGCGCCAAACGGAGTGCGGAGGCCGTCGCGTGAAGCTCGCCATCGGCTGTGATCACGCCGGGTTCGATCTCAAGTCCACGCTGAAACCGTGGCTGCAAGCGCAGGGGCATGAGCTGCTGGATGTCGGCACTGATTCGACCGCGGCGGTGGATTACCCGGACTTCGCGCGAGTGGTAGGGCATGCCGTGGCAGATGGGTCCGTCGCGCGCGGTCTCGTGATCTGCGGCAGCGGGGTGGGTGCCAGTGTGGCCGCGAATAAGGTCAAGGGCGTGCGCGCCGCGGTCTGTCATGATACCTTCTCGGCGAGGCAGGGCGTGGAAGATGACGACCTTAACGTGCTCTGCCTCGGAGCGCGAATCATCGGCAGCGAGCTGGCCAAGGAAGTCTGCGCGGCCTTTCTCTCCGCCACATTCTCGAAACTGGAACGGCATGTGCGGCGTTTAAACAAGATTCTTGAGATCGAGGCCGGGCAACACTGAACGGCCTCACTTCGTGAGTCCTTGCGGTCAACTACTGACCGTTCACCACTACGGCTGGGAGCACCATGAAACACCCGATCATCGAAGCCACATGGAAACACGGGCAGTCCATTTGGCTGGATTACATCAGCCGCCGGCTCATCGAGTCCGGCGATCTCGACCGACTGGTAGCGGACGGGTTGCGCGGATTGACCTCAAACCCCACGATTTTTCAGCAGGCCATCGCAGGCAGCGCGGACTATGATCGCGAAGTCCAGTTGGGCGTCGAACATGAGTGGGATGCACAGAGAATTTTTGAACAACTCGCCGTGGCCGACATCAGCTCGGCAGCGGATGCGTTGCGTGCGGTCTGGGATGAATCCAACGGAACGGACGGTTTCGTGAGTCTGGAGGTCTCGCCGCGGCTCGCGCACGAAACTGAGGATACGATTCGCGAGGCGCAGCACCTCTGGAAGGCGGTCAGCCGTCCGAATCTGATGATTAAGGTGCCGGCCACGAAAGAGGGAATCCCGGCGATCCGCGCGCTGCTGGCCGAAGGGTTGAACATCAACGTCACACTGATCTTCTCCCTCGAGCAATATCGAAGCGTGCTTGAGAGCTTTGTCGATGCCATTGAATATCGTGTGGGACGCGGGTTCGACGCCTCGCGCGTCGCTTCCGTGGCCAGTTTCTTTGTGAGCCGGGTTGATAACGTCGCGGACAAGCAATTGGCTGAACGTGGACGCGCGGACCTCGGTGCTAAGACCGCGATCGCCAACGCCTGCCTGGCCTACCGGCATTTCCTGAATGTTACGCTGAGCGAGCGCTGGCAGAAATTGGCCGCTGCGGGAGCGCAGGTCCAGCGCCCGTTATGGGCCAGCACATCGACCAAGAATCCAGCCTATCCCGATACGCTTTATGTGCAGGAACTGGTCGCCAAGGATACGGTCAACACGGTACCTCCGGGGACGCTTGATGCTTGGAAGGACCATGGCCGACCGGAGGCGTCGCTCTTGCGCAACCTCGCGACGGCCGAGCAGACGTTGTCCGACTTGGCTGCGGCCGGCATCGATGTGCAGCGGATCACCACTGACTTGATCGAAGATGGTGTCAAGAAGTTCTCGGATTCTTATGATCAACTGCTTGACGCAATCCGCGCCAAGGCAAAGGGCGGAATCAAGTTGAGCAGTGTTCGCTGATGATCTTTGACGGTTGAGCGAATCAGGCGGGCTTCGCGGCTCGCCTTCTTCATTGCCGCGCTTGCGCGATCGCCTGCGCCGCTGCCGCGCAGTAGCCGTACGCTGTTATGGCGAGTTCAAGTTGAACCCGCGCCGGTTGGTATGCAGGCTGACTGCGGCCGGCTGTGCGGGCTTGCTTCTTGCAATTAACCTCCGACACCAGTGGGCGCAGTTTGCCCTACTTTATTGAGCTTACGTCCGGGAGGCGGTGATGAGATTTAACAGGGAGCGACTAAGCGAGGCCGGGATGGGGGATCCCGAGTTCATTCGGGAGCTTGCGCAAATGATGCTGAGTGACGGCGAGGAGCGAGTGCGGAAGCTGCAAGCGGCGGCCACGGCCACGGACTGGGAGACCGCCGGTCAGATCGCGCACTCCATGAAGGGCGCCGCGCTGACTGTCGGAGCGGAGGACCTGGCTGCGCTGTGCGCGACAGTGGACGACAGCGTACGAAGGCTGCAGTGTACTGACGGCGCGGCAGCGATCGACGCCATCGCCGCGGAGTTCGGTGCCGTTCGCGAAGTCATCCAGCGGGAAATTCAGGAGGTCGGATAATGTACGTATTGCTGGTCGAGGACGACCGCTTCTCGCGCAAGGTGCTGCAGGCGATGTTGGAGCGCTTCGGATGCGAGGTTACCGCGGTGGCCAACGGCGCGGACGCGCTGCGGGAATTCGTGCGCCAGAAGCCGGATCTTGTGCTGACCGACTGGCTAATGCCGGAGCTTGATGGGATCACCCTCTGCAAGCGAATCCGCGAATACGAAGACGGCGAATACACGTTTGTCGTCATGGTAAGCGCCAAGAACCGCAAGGAGGACGTGTTGGAAGCGATGGAGGCCGGCGTTGACGACTTTCTTGCCAAGCCCTTTCACCGCGAGGAACTCCGGCTGCGACTGCGCAACGCCGAGCGAATCCTGAATCTACAACACTCACTGGCCAAACGGATTTCCGAGCTCGAAGAGGCTACGGCTCACGTGGAACGCTTGCAGGGGTTCTTGCCGATCTGCGCCTATTGCAAGAACGTGCGCAATGACGGCGACTTCTGGCAGCAGATCGAGCACTACATTGCTGAACGCGCCGAACAGCTCTTCTTCTCGCATTCCATTTGTCCGCAATGCTACGAGAAACACGTCAAGCCGATGGAGGATCGGCTGTACGGCCTGCCGGTCTGTGAACCCACCCCTGTGACAGAGGACCGGACTTAGAGCCTATCCAGCAATAGCAGAACGGCGCGGCAACGCGGCTGCAGCCCGTTGTCCAAGCTGAATGTCAAGCGGCTCAAGCCACCTTGCCATGCCGAAATTTGCAGCCAACTCGATTTCAAGATAGCTTGCGAACCGGAGGGTCCGACGAGCGCGGCCCGCCACACTCAGGGTGTGGCGGGCCGTTGATTGTGGTATTGCAATTTTGCCGCGGAGGTGCTATACTAAGGGTTGAAACTTCTCATCAATCCGCGAGCATCTTTCAGCGTGAACCTGCGCGAATTCGCCCGGTACTTCGACCACACAGCACTGAAACCGGAGACCACTCCGGCAAATATTGAACAGTTGTGCCGTGAGACCCGCGACTACGGGTTTGCGGCCGTCTGTGTCAATCCGGTTTATGCGCAAATGGCCGTACACCTGCTCGCAGACTGTCCCGCAACGGTCTGCACTGTCGTCGGGTTTCCGCTCGGCGCATCCACGACCGCGAGCAAGCTCAGCGAATGCCAGCAGGCGATTGTTCATGGCGCGCGGGAGATCGATATGGTGATCTGGATCGGCGGGCTAAAGGCGGGAAAGGCGAACGACGTTGAAGCCGAGATTCGAGCACTTGCCGAAGATTGTCACGCGGCGGCCGCGCGGCTCAAGGTGATTATTGAATGCGCGCTGCTGACCGACGAAGAGAAACGGCTGGCGTGCAGTCTGGCCGTGCACGCGCGCGCCGATTTCGTCAAGACCTCGACCGGATTCGCGGCCGCCGGAGCGACCGTGGCTGATGTGAAATTGATGAGCGCGATCGCGCTGCCCGCCGGCGTAGGTGTCAAAGCAGCGGGTGGCATTCGCACATTTGCGGATGCCACGGCGATGATTGCCGCGGGCGCGACGCGCATCGGCGCCAGCGCCAGTGTCGGAATTCTCGCCGAATCCCGGAGTCAGGGAATGGCCGAGTGAGAAGCGGAAGCCGAGCGACTATTTCAGGGCGGTGACCCGTTCGCTGAGCGTGATTGAATCCGGGCCGTGGCCGTCCGGATTCAAACGAATTCTCCAACCCAACGTAACCGGGACGCACGATCCGGCATTGCCATCCGTGCAGTAGGCCAGCGAAAGCATCGCATGAAGAGTGCCCCCGGCAGTTAACAACGCCGCGGGCAGCCTGACCTCTACCGGCAGCGTTCCGCTCGTCGCCAAGCCTTCGATGGCGGAGTCGGTCGAGCTTTCGGACGTGATCGCGAAGTTGAGGGGAGCTTCCGGATTCAGGTGAATACCCGGCTCGAATCGCGGCTCGAATCGCACCAAGAGGTCACTGCCCGGTCTGAATGCATGATCGGTGACAGGAAGAGTATCCGCACTCAGGCTCTTCGCCAGCGTGCTTTGCAGCCCGGTCAGTCGGAGTTCGGACCACGAACCGTCCTTGACGCTGAAGGCGACGATGCGATCGTGATTCGTGTCCGCGATGTAGAGCGTATCTCCCAGCGAACTTAACCCGCCGGGTTCGTACAAGTTGAGCATGCCTTCAGCAGATGCGATCTCAAGCGGCGCGCCGCCACCGACAAGCGAGGTGACCTTCCGGGCCGGTTCGTTGACCCGGCGGATCTTGTGATTGTAGGTGTCGGCGATCAAGATGTCGTCTCCGTGAACGGTTACGCCCAACGGATGCTGCAAGAGCGCGGTACTGAGCGTCCCGTCGCGATCACCGAAGTCGAAGAGTCCGGTGCCGATCAGCGTGACGACCTCGCGACTTTGCAAACTAACCTTGCGCAGCGCGCTGACTTCACTGTCAACGAAGTAGAGCCAGTCGCCCTTGCGGACGATACCGGACGGCTGCGCCAGCGCGGCATAGGTGCCGGTTCCATCGTCGAGGTCCTCGCGGCCCGAACCGGCCCAGACTTCCGCGATTCCCGACCCGAGATCGAGCCGCCAAAGCTGGTGCGGTCCGGCCATCGCGATGTAGAGCGCGCTGTCCACGAGCGCAAGGTCCCAGGGACTATTCAGGCCCTGCGCGCGGCCGCGCTGGCCGCCGACTCGATCATACACCTGCTCGCCCGTTCCCGAGATCGTCTCCACGATCTTCGCTGTCAAATCGAGCTTGCGGATGAGATGGTTGTCCGTGTCGGCGACGTAGAGCAAGTGATCGCCGTCGAAGGCCACACCTTGCGGGTTGTGGAACTGCGCGGAGGCGAATGGACCGTCCGCATTTCCGCGAACTCCGGATCCCGCCACAGAGATCACACGGCCCTGCGGAGTTGCGATGATAATTCGGTCGTGGTTCGAATCCGAGATGAACAGGAACCGACCGAGCGGGTCGGCGAGTACTTTGCCCGGAAACGCGAGTCCCGAGGTGGCGGGAACGCGTGACTTGCGCTCAAATGCAGGGGGAGCGCTGGCCAACGTTCCGTTGGATTTCGCTTCCACCAGCAGCGCCGCCACGACCTGATCGAGCACTTCCCGATTGCCTTCGCCCGAGAGCGCACCGACTACCTTGCCCGCGGGATCGATGATCATCAGCGTCGGCCACGAGCGCACGGAATAGGCCGACCAAATCTCGTGATCCTGATCGACGATCACCGGATGACCGATGTTGTACCGCTGGCAGGCCTGCAGGATATTTCTTTCATCACCCTCGTTGTCGAACTTGGCGGAGTGAACTCCGATCACGACGACCGGACGCCCGGCATATTTGTGCTCAATGTACGCGAGGTCCGGGAGGATGTGCATGCAGTTGATGCAGCAATAGGTCCAGAAATCGAGCACTACGACACTGCCCTTCAGCTCCTCATCAAGCCGCAGCGGCCTGTCAGTATTCACCCACGCGAATTCGCGCGGGAATCGTGGGGCTCCCACTCGGTCCGTCGGCAACTGGATTCTCGACATGCCGGTCGTATCCTTTGGTGAATTCGTCTCATCGGCGACACGCGAGAAGGGAAACGGCACGCGATGCGGTGAACCACTTCCGCAACTTGAAATTGCGAAGAGCATCATGCCCAGCAGTACTACGATTCCCGATTGCATTCGCGTTGGATCCCGGTTTGATTCAGAGTAAGTTCAGCGTTCGTCAGGCAATTGCTGCATAAACGCCGCGTGCAGCCCAAAAGTTTCCGACCGCCGAGAGTGGCACGGCCAGACAACAGGATTACAAGCAGTTAGGATGAATCCCGAGACAGTGAGCGCGAACGGAAAGCACACAGGCCGCGCGACGGTGCCGCGAGGAGTCCTCCGCTGAGTCAGGCGCGAATCACACCCGCATGCTCTCCACTCCGCGGAGTGCTGTCACTTCCGGGCGACAAGTCGATCTCGCACCGTCGGGCACTGTTCACTTTGCTCACGGACGAGGAAGTCCGGATTGCGAACTACGGCAGTGGCGATGATTGCGCGACGTCGCTGACATGTCTAAGTGAGATGGGCAAACGCGTTAAGCGCAACGGTAACGAAGTGTTGATCGGCGGGACGGCCGATAACAAGCGAGTTCGGCTCGATTGCGGCAATTCGGGTACGACTGCGCGGTTGCTCATGGGATTGCTGGCCGGATGCGATGGCAAGTTCGAGCTCGTCGGCGATGAGTCCTTGTCGCGGCGCCCGATGAATCGGGTGGCTGAGCCGTTGCGCCGCATGGGCGCGCAGATCGAGCTTACCGACGGTCACCTGCCGGCGAGAATCACCGGGGCTGATCTTACCGGCATTCGATACGAAGCTCCGGTCGCGAGCGCACAGGTCAAATCGGCGGTACTGCTGGCCGGACTGCGCGCCACCGGCGAAACGTACTATCGAGAGCCGGCACCGAGTCGAGATCATACCGAACGATTGCTTGAGATCGCCCCCGATCCGGAAGGATGGTTGTGTGCGCACGGAGGAGTGGCGTTTCCCGCCGCCCGCTTGCGCGGCGAGGTGCCAGGCGATCCTTCGTCCGCTGCGTTCTGGATTTGTGCCGCCAATCTGATTCCGGATTCCAAAATCCGGTTGCACGGCGTGCTGGCGAATCGCGGCCGAAATCAATATGTCTCGATGTTGCGGGTGTGCGGCGCCGGGATTACCGCCACAGCTCCGCGCAAGCAGGGTGGCGAGGACGTTTGCGACCTGCACGTGCAACAGGCGACGCTCACGCCGCTCGGTATCGAAAACGCGAACGCTTCGCAAGTAATTGATGAGATTCCCGTGTTGTCCGTGTTGGCCGCAACGCTCGCGGGACGCAGTGAATTTCATGACGTGGGCGAACTGCGTGTCAAGGAGTCCGACCGGCTGGCGTTGATCGTCGAGAATTTGCGCGCGATGGGTGCCGACGTCAGGGATTGGAGTGACGGGTTTGCCGTGATTGGGGGCGGGCGGTTGCACGGAGCGCGAATCAGGGCCGCAGGCGATCATCGCATTGCCATGGCGTTCGCGGTTGCGGGATTATGGGCAACCGGCGAAACGATCATCGACGATGCGCACTGTGTTTCCGTTTCATATCCGGAATTCTGGGAGCACATGCGGGCGCTGGTGCCGGGATCGGTCCGCATCAATGAGTGAGAAGTATTTTCGGTTCGGTTTGCTGGGACAGCAGATTGCTTACAGCCTGAGCCCGCGGATTTTCGACTGGGCTCTGCGGGAGGCGGGGCTTGCGGGGTCGTACGAAAGCTGTTCGCTTGCGGAGAGCGATGTCGCCGTATTCATGTGGACTCATGTGAAATCGCTTGACGGGCTGAATGTCACCGTGCCGTACAAGACCGTAGTCGCCGGACTCTGTCATGAACTCAGTGCTGACGCATCGCGGATTGGTGCCGTGAATACCGCCTATTGGAGTGGCAATCGACTGATCGGCGATAATACGGACAGCTCAGGGTTCGGTTTTGCGCTTGATCTGCTCCTGAAAAATCGTCCGCCATGCCGCCGGGTGCTGGTGATCGGCGGCGGCGGTGCCGCGCGTGCGACGTTGCTCGAATTGGAACGACGCGGTGTCCGAGAAGTTACCGTGGCGGCCCGCGATACGACCAGAGCGGAGAGCACGCTGCAACACTTGGCGTTCTCGGGCCTGCGGGTCGTGCCGTTGAATGACTGCATAAGCGGCGACGGTTATGACCTGATGATTCAGGCAACTCCCATCGGCAGCGTCAATCAGCCCGGGACTCCGGTACCGCGCATGCTTCCGATCGATTCCGCTACCGCGGTCATGGATTTGATCTACGCCCCGCGGGAAACTGAATTCCTGCGTCAGGCGCGCGAGTGCGGAGCGCAGACGATGAATGGACTGCCGATGTTGATCGCGCAGGCGGCCGCGGCGTTTGAGATCTGGACCGGGGTCCGCTTCGCGCTCGAAAAGGCCATGCTTGAACTGTTACCCGAATTCTCGCCAAGATGATCCAATTTCTTACCGCCGGAGAAAGTCACGGGAGGTGCCTGGTCGGGATTCTGGAAGGAATGCCGGCCGGACTGGCGATTTCCGAATCGGAGATTGCCGTTGATCTCAAGCGCCGTCAACATGGCTACGGTCGTGGCGACCGCATGAAGATCGAGCAAGATCACGCGCAGATTCTGACTGGCGTGCGGTACGGACTCACCATGGGTTCGCCGATTGCACTGCTCATCGAAAACCGGGACTGGCCCAATTGGACTTCGCGAATGCGCGCGGATACGCCTCCGGACGGCGAGCGAGTTCCGCCGCTTACGAGTCCGCGTCCGGGTCACGCGGACTGGGCGGGTTCGTTAAAGTACCGTCATAGTGATATCCGCAATGTGATCGAGCGCTCCTCTGCGCGCGAGACCACGACGCGCGTCGCGCTGGCGGCGATTGGCCGCAAGTTCTTCCGCGAGTTGGGGATCGAGGTCGGCAGCCACGTGATTCAAATCGGCCCGGTGGCCGCCAACTGCTCCCAGGGCGAACGCACGGTGTCGGAGCTCAATCGCGACGCGGATGCAAGTCCTGTTCGTTGCCTCGACGCGGCGGCCGGGGCGCGCATGATCGAGGCGATTGACGATGCGAAAGCGCAGGGAGACACGCTGGGCGGTGTGTTTGAAGTGGTTGTGACCGGGTTGCCGGTAGGGATCGGCAGCTTCTCTCATTATGACAAGCGGCTGGACGGTATTCTCGCGGGCGCCATGATGTCGATTCATGCGATGAAGGCGGTCGGCTTCGGCATGGGCTTCGATGTGGCAAGTCATCCCGGCAGCGAAGTCCACGATCGACTGTTTCCCGGTGAGCTGCGCGAAGTTGAGCGACAGACGAATAACGCGGGGGGAACCGAGGGCGGGATGACCAACGGTGAGCCGCTGCGCATCCGAGTTGCCATGAAGCCGCTGTCCACCTTGGGGCGGCCGCTGGATTCCGTCGATCTTGCGACAGGTGAGCCGGTAACGGCCTTGCGCGAGCGCAGTGACGTTTGCGCGGTGCCCGCCGCGGCCATTGTCGGGGAAGCGATGGCGCTGCTCGCCCTGGTGAATCCGTTCCTGGAGAAGTTCGGCGGAGATTCCATGGACGAAATTCGCGCACACCTGAACGCCACGCCGCCATCGCCATGGGTATAGTCTTCCTTACTGGAATGCCGGGTTCCGGCAAATCCAGTGCGGGGCGCGAGCTTGCGCGGGTGATGGCAAGGCCATTTTGCGACCTGGACGAGCTGATCGTTGAGCAAGCCAAGCTGACCATTCCGGAGATCTTCAGCAGCCGTGGCGAATCCGCGTTTCGTGCGGTTGAAACGGCCGCCTTGGAAACTGCACTCGAGCGAACCGAAGCCGTCATTGCATTGGGCGGGGGGACACTGATCGCTCCGCACAATCTTGAACTTGTCCGTGATCGCGGCGTGCTGGTCTATCTGGCAGCCCCAATTGAAGTGTTGTGCCGGCGGCTGGGAACCGCGAGTGGCCGCCCGCTGGTTGAAGGACTCGTCAGCGGAGACGATATTCGGCGAAAGCTCGAAGCACTTTGGCGGGCGCGGCGCGCGACGTATGAAAGCGCACACGTCGTCGTCTGGTCCGGGACCACATCGAGTCTGGAGCAGGTTGTAAAACAGATTTCTGAACGGATATTGAAGTGACGGGCTCGACTCCGATAATCCTACGGACAGCCGCCGGGGACATTCCGATCAAGATCGCGCCGCGCGGTATGGATTGGGTGGCCGGAGAGGTCGCGGAACTTGTCAACACGCGACCCTCGCGTGTCTGTATTATCTCTGACGAGCGTGTGGCCCTGCTGTATGCTGCCCCGCTCACCGCGAGTCTGCAAGCCGCGTCGTTTGAGACGCTGACGCTCACGTTTTCGCCGGGCGAGGCAAGCAAAAGCTTACGCACCGTCGAGCGAATGCTGGATCAGCTCGTGGACGCGCGATTTGCGCGGGATGAGCTCATTATCGGATTGGGTGGGGGTGTGACTACCGATATCGCCGGTTTCGCCGCGGCCATCTATCAGCGAGGGGTGCGTTGGATTGCCGTGCCGACGACACTGATGGGCATGGTTGACGCGGCGATCGGCGGCAAGACCGGGGTGGATCATGCGCTGGCCAAGAATATGATCGGCTCGTTTCATCAACCCGCCGCAGTGTTGGCGCCGCTCGCGGCGCTCGATACGCTGCCGATGCGGGAGTGGGTCAGCGGAGCGGCGGAAATCGTGAAGAGCGCGCTG contains the following coding sequences:
- the aroC gene encoding chorismate synthase → MQFLTAGESHGRCLVGILEGMPAGLAISESEIAVDLKRRQHGYGRGDRMKIEQDHAQILTGVRYGLTMGSPIALLIENRDWPNWTSRMRADTPPDGERVPPLTSPRPGHADWAGSLKYRHSDIRNVIERSSARETTTRVALAAIGRKFFRELGIEVGSHVIQIGPVAANCSQGERTVSELNRDADASPVRCLDAAAGARMIEAIDDAKAQGDTLGGVFEVVVTGLPVGIGSFSHYDKRLDGILAGAMMSIHAMKAVGFGMGFDVASHPGSEVHDRLFPGELREVERQTNNAGGTEGGMTNGEPLRIRVAMKPLSTLGRPLDSVDLATGEPVTALRERSDVCAVPAAAIVGEAMALLALVNPFLEKFGGDSMDEIRAHLNATPPSPWV
- a CDS encoding shikimate kinase produces the protein MGIVFLTGMPGSGKSSAGRELARVMARPFCDLDELIVEQAKLTIPEIFSSRGESAFRAVETAALETALERTEAVIALGGGTLIAPHNLELVRDRGVLVYLAAPIEVLCRRLGTASGRPLVEGLVSGDDIRRKLEALWRARRATYESAHVVVWSGTTSSLEQVVKQISERILK